In Lycium ferocissimum isolate CSIRO_LF1 chromosome 11, AGI_CSIRO_Lferr_CH_V1, whole genome shotgun sequence, a single genomic region encodes these proteins:
- the LOC132035863 gene encoding COP9 signalosome complex subunit 6a-like: protein MASSSSSGLTFKLHPLVILNISDHHTRLKSQATVNRDSDSPPPQPPRVLGCVIGVQKGRTVEIFNSFELLYDSSTHSLDRTFLDKKQELYKKVFPNFYILGWYSTGSDAQEADMHIHKALMDINESPVYVLFNPSINHAQKDLPITIYENELHIIDGIPQLIFVQASYTIETVEAERISVDHVAHLKPSDGGSAATQLSAHLTGTHSAIKMLNSRIRVLHHYLLAMQKGEIPCENSLLRQVSSLLRRLPTIESEKFRDDFLMEYNDTLLVGYLAMFTNCSSTMNELVDKFNTAYERHSRRGGRTAFI from the exons ATGGCATCATCATCAAGCAGTGGCCTAACATTTAAGCTGCACCCACTTGTCATACTCAACATATCTGATCACCACACTCGCCTCAAATCTCAAGCCACAGTCAATAGAGATTCCGATTCACCTCCGCCACAACCACCTAGGGTATTAGGTTGCGTTATCGGTGTACAAAAAGGCCGTACTGTTGAGATCTTCAATAGCTTCGAATTACTTTATGATTCGTCTACTCACTCACTCGACCGTACCTTCCTTGACAAGAAACAGGAACTCT ATAAGAAGGTGTTTCCTAATTTCTATATACTGGGATGGTATTCAACGGGAAGTGATGCTCAGGAAGCAGACATGCACATTCACAAAGCT TTGATGGATATCAATGAAAGTCCTGTGTACGTTCTTTTCAATCCATCTATCAATCATGCACAGAAGGACTTGCCAATCACTATCTACGAAAATG AGTTGCACATCATTGATGGCATCCCACAGCTTATTTTTGTCCAAGCAAGCTACACAATAGAG ACGGTTGAAGCTGAACGGATATCTGTTGATCATGTCGCACATCTTAAACCATCTGATGGAGGCTCTGCTGCAACTCAGT TGTCTGCCCACCTTACTGGCACACACAGTGCCATCAAGATGCTGAACAGCAGAATTAGAGTGCTACATCATTATCTTCTTGCTATGCAAAAAG GTGAAATTCCTTGTGAGAATTCATTGCTCAGGCAGGTCTCCAGTCTTTTAAGAAGATTACCAACAATTGAGTCGGAGAAATTTCGAGATGATTTTTTGATG GAATATAATGACACATTGTTAGTTGGTTACCTGGCCATGTTCACCAACTGCTCTAG TACAATGAACGAGTTGGTTGACAAATTCAACACTGCATATGAACGACATAGTAGGAGGGGTGGAAGAACTGCTTTCATCTGA
- the LOC132035862 gene encoding probable WRKY transcription factor 2 — translation MVGFDNHVAMTGDWIPPHPSPRAFFSSLLGNDVGARAVEADEQTVKLNAPSDQKMSSRGGLVERMAARAGFKAPRLNTLGTRPSAMSLNQEVRSPYLYIPDGLSPSILLDSPVFLSNSLVQPSPTTGKFLFASGDESKSVTSMTEAVDKRKETASASNYSSSFFNPIMETDRVNLSSLSQQRFPQIEVSDHPDNSLQNERVCHQTSVINPEARTFKALGGSMEHSPSVDEQQDEDTEQRGGEDSNVAGASAEDGYNWRKYGQKQVKRSEYPQSYYKCTHPNCHVKKKIIYDGVHNHPKPLPNQRSALGSSNSFGDMQLDNVDPSGTGVNDELAFATIQQGPTSGGLEWRNDNLEATSSAALHSEYFNESTTLRADAVQLGSADGVDVSSTFSNDEDDRGTHGSVSLGYDGAGDESESKRRKIEPYATNTSGASKAIREPRVVVRTISEVDILDDGYRWRKYGQKVVKGNPNPRSYYKCTSPGCNVRKHIERDSHDLKSVITTYDGKHNHDVPTARKSSQANSGVSKSLSNPITNNAQSRVRYGRAPSLSSFGPTPGFNSFRTSQGGLDGLAMAGLNADQHQLPVPVHPYIGQPQPVNDAGFLLPNGEPLSNPSLNISNGSSTYQQIEKIPSSASGVNFPNFA, via the exons ATGGTTGGGTTCGATAACCATGTTGCTATGACTGGAGATTGGATACCGCCTCACCCGAGCCCAAGAGCATTCTTCTCTTCACTTCTAGGTAATGATGTTGGGGCACGAGCTGTTGAAGCCGATGAACAAACAGTCAAGTTGAACGCACCATCCGACCAGAAAATGAGCTCTCGTGGAGGGCTCGTGGAAAGAATGGCAGCTAGAGCTGGATTTAAGGCCCCGAGGCTGAATACACTGGGCACTAGGCCTTCTGCTATGTCATTGAATCAAGAAGTTAGGTCTCCTTATTTGTATATTCCTGATGGTCTCAGTCCATCAATCCTATTAGATTCTCCTGTTTTCCTCTCTAATTCACTG GTCCAACCATCTCCTACAACTGGAAAATTTCTATTTGCCTCAGGTGACGAGAGTAAAAGCGTTACGTCAATGACTGAAGCTGTAGATAAGAGAAAAGAGACTGCTTCGGCAAGCAATTATTCATCCTCCTTTTTCAATCCAATTATGGAGACTGATAGA GTAAATCTGTCCAGTCTTTCTCAGCAACGCTTTCCACAAATTGAGGTTTCGGATCATCCAGATAACTCTCTTCAAAATGAACGGGTATGTCATCAAACATCTGTTATCAACCCAGAGGCAAGGACCTTTAAGGCACTTGGTGGTAGCATGGAGCATTCTCCGTCTGTTGATGAGCAGCAAGATGAGGACACTGAGCAAAGAGGAGGTGAAGACTCAAATGTTGCTGGTGCTTCAGCTGAAGATGGTTATAATTGGAGAAAGTATGGgcaaaaacaagtcaaacgaagtGAGTATCCTCAGAGTTATTATAAGTGCACGCATCCAAATTGTCATGTCAAGAAGAAAATTATATACGATGGGGTTCATAATCATCCAAAACCACTGCCAAACCAAAGATCAGCCCTCGGATCTTCAAATTCATTTGGTGACATGCAACTAGACAATGTGGATCCAAGTGGAACGGGTGTTAATGATGAGTTGGCTTTTGCAACTATCCAACAAGGACCTACTTCTGGAGGCCTCGAGTGGAGGAATGACAATCTTGAAGCAACATCATCAGCAGCTTTGCACTCAGAATACTTCAATGAATCGACCACTTTACGTGCAGATGCTGTTCAGTTGGGATCAGCGGATGGAGTTGACGTATCATCTACTTTttcaaatgatgaagatgatcgTGGTACTCATGGCAGTGTATCGCTAGGTTATGATGGTGCGGGAGATGAGTCCGAGTCTAAAAGAAG GAAGATTGAGCCTTATGCAACTAATACGAGTGGCGCCAGCAAAGCAATCAGGGAGCCAAGAGTTGTGGTTCGAACTATCAGTGAGGTAGACATCCTTGATGATGGATATCGCTGGCGTAAGTACGGGCAAAAGGTGGTTAAAGGCAATCCAAATCCTAG GAGTTACTACAAGTGCACGAGTCCTGGCTGCAATGTTAGGAAGCACATCGAGAGGGACTCACATGATCTGAAGTCTGTTATCACGACTTATGATGGGAAGCACAACCATGACGTTCCTACAGCGCGCAAAAGTAGCCAAGCTAACTCGGGGGTTTCAAAGTCTCTTTCCAACCCGATAACTAATAATGCTCAAAGCCGTGTACGTTATGGAAGGGCTCCCTCACTCAGCTCATTTGGTCCTACCCCAGGATTTAATAGTTTTCGCACTAGCCAGGGAGGTTTAGACGGTCTTGCAATGGCCGGATTGAACGCAGATCAGCATCAGTTACCCGTTCCCGTCCATCCATATATAGGACAGCCACAACCTGTGAATGATGCTGGTTTCCTGCTACCAAATGGAGAACCATTGTCAAATCCTAGTTTAAACATCTCCAATGGCTCATCAACTTATCAGCAAATTGAGAAGATTCCCTCTTCGGCGTCAGGTgtaaattttccaaattttgccTAA
- the LOC132035864 gene encoding putative 4-hydroxy-4-methyl-2-oxoglutarate aldolase 3, which translates to MASLATAEVCDVNAGLLSNGELRVLPPIFQMYGQCRAFSGPITTLKVFEDNVLVRELLETRGEGRVLVIDGGGSMRCALLGGNLGQLAQNMGWAGIVVNGCIRDVDEINGCDIGVRALASHPQKSNKKGHGEKHVPIYIGGMLIREEEWLYADSDGILISKTELSV; encoded by the coding sequence ATGGCGTCCTTGGCAACAGCAGAAGTGTGTGATGTGAATGCAGGGCTTCTGTCAAATGGCGAACTACGAGTTTTGCCACCGATCTTCCAGATGTATGGGCAATGTCGAGCTTTCTCTGGCCCCATTACCACCCTTAAGGTATTTGAGGACAATGTCTTGGTTAGGGAGCTTCTTGAAACTAGAGGCGAAGGAAGAGTGCTTGTTATAGACGGTGGAGGGAGTATGCGATGTGCTCTACTAGGAGGGAACTTAGGACAATTAGCCCAGAATATGGGTTGGGCAGGTATTGTAGTTAATGGTTGCATTCGTGATGTAGACGAGATTAACGGTTGTGACATTGGTGTTCGTGCATTGGCATCACACCCTCAGAAATCGAACAAGAAAGGGCATGGCGAGAAGCATGTTCCAATTTATATTGGAGGGATGTTGATTCGTGAAGAAGAGTGGTTATATGCAGATAGTGATGGCATCCTCATATCAAAAACTGAATTATCAGTCTAA